Part of the Impatiens glandulifera chromosome 8, dImpGla2.1, whole genome shotgun sequence genome is shown below.
CAGCCCACATGCTCTTTCTTTCCTCAACCAAGAGATCTTTTTGGTCCTTTTTGTTCTTCTTATCACGAGACTTCTTATCATCCCTCTTTGGCTTTCTGCATTCTGCCTTGAGTGCTTCTAgtttatcacaattaaaacacttCAAGTTAGCTTTGGAATTACTTGTatgattgttattatttgaagagtttgagttagagtgagtcttcttcatgaattttccaaacTTCTTGACAAAGAGTGCCATGGCATCGCTGTTGATCTGCTCAGCAGACTTCGTATCTGTCACGGCAGGTGGCTCCTTAGTGGTCACCAGTGCCTTGGTTGAGACAGGTGTGAAtggctcctcttcattcctcgAGTTTATCTTAAATTCATAGGCTTTCAAATCGGCGAACATGTCATGCAACTCAAGCTTATTGAgatctttggactccctcattgtcatcgtctttatgtcccattctctggGCAGAGCTCTCATAACTTTGATTGCAACCTCACTGTTGTTATATGTCTTTCCCAAAGTAAAGAATTGGATGACAATGCTGCTAAATCTTTCATCAAATTCAGTCATCTTCTCTCCTAGATGCATCTTGATGCTATCAAACTTTTGTGTGGAACCATCAGCttgttttttttggtttggTCGTTGCCCTCGCAAAGTTAAGTCAGCTTCTCCAAAATTTCTTTGGCAGGCGAGCATGAATTGATCTTGCTGAACAAATTCTTGTCTAGCGTCTTATAAAGAATGTCTTTGGCCATAGTATCGAGGTTGGCCTTCCTCTTCTCTTTAGCAGTCTACTCAAATCTTGGTTTCTCCTTCATCTTAGGAGCACCATCAGTAGATGTACTAGTTGTGCTGAGTTTTAGAATTTTCATTGGAGCATcagtgatgacataccacatgtctTCATCTAGAGCAGATAGATGAGCCTACATTCTGATTTTTCCAGTTGTCATAGTCTTCCTTTGAGAACATAGGGATTTTTCTTTGGATagacatggttttgatatctgaagatgcttgagaatagaaaacttgtctatgataccacttgttaggatcaggTAAAACAATATTCGGGGGTTGAGTATTGTTGTGTTACTTATaactttcaatttgattttaatcttgttagcgatgaaaatatgtttctatttttcacaaatcttcgcaagctcttgaacggattcaagtgcggaaatgtttactagATTTGAAGTGGTTGATAAACGACTGTAAGATGCAGAAATGAAATAACATAAGGAATTTTATGgttgttcggagataaaactcctatgtcaccccatCTTCTGTTTCCAGGAGgtttttcactagaagacttcGATTTGTATAGTAACTATACAAACCCAGTTAGAAGCACAGGACTTAACAGCTTCCtatttctgaactcctagctaacactttgttgaacagaTAACGTTcggttcaacttacaatactaaaaATATACTCAGGTAGAACTGTAGATGAATCACAGAATAGACTTAGAGCAAGAGTAATCACAGCGcttaacaattattaatttgtgCACTTGGACAAATTTGTCGTTGTACTTTGAtcaccttttatattgaagtgtaGCAACGTTCAAATCTTTTCTTGGATGTGTGTTAGTTTTTCGTTAGACGTACGCCATGTATAGCATGTATAGGGGATCGTACAAGAGAATATATTCGTTGGATTGTGGCGTACTGGATTGTACTATAAAATATTCGATAGATCGTTGTGTATTGGAAGGTACAACGCAGGCTAGTGGAATAAAAGAGTACTTGGCACTTAAGCGTGTAAAGTTGACTTGGAAGACGGCTGATAACGAATACTGTTGTTCTCTATGCTGATGAGTAGAGCAGAAAGACGgacacttcttcagacgacTACTGAAATAAGGCATTTGCTCACACTTCTTTAGACCAGAGCATTTGTAGAAGAGAGATgtctgctcgtgcacttcttTAAACTAACACGTTTgtggaagttagacgtctgctcgcgcacttcttcatactaacacgtctgtagaagttggacgtctgctcgcgcacttcttcaaactaaCACATCTATAGAAATTAGAcatctactcgcgcacttcttaaactaacacgtctgtagaagtgagacgtctgttcgcgcacttcttcagactagaacgtctgttgaagtgagacatctgctcgcgcacttcttttgactaacacgtctgtagaagttagacgtctgctcgcgcacttcttcggattaacacgtctgtagaagttagacATCTTCTtgcacacttcttcagactaacacgtctgtagaagttagacgtctgttcacgcacttcttcagattaACACGTttgtagaagttagacgtctgattgtgcacttcttcagactaacatgtctatagaagttagacgtttgctcgcacacttcttcatagtaacacgtctgtagaagttagacgtttgctcgcgcatttcttcagactaacacgtctgtagaagttagacgtgttctcgtgcacttcttcagactatcacgtctgtagaagttagacgtctcctcgcgcacttcttcagttGTACTTGCGCATAGACAATTttacaacttagttttgttcattAACACATCaataaaactatgtcgtattgatttaaacttattcacctaagtttatcaaacattttctttaattaattatttctcttttaattaattttcatttttctttatttaacttaatctaacaaagTAGGTCCACACCCGGTTTATAAAACATGAATCAAGCGTTTGGACATCCTAAATAAGCGAAGGTATGGGATGGTCGTTACTGAAAATCCTTAAGCTAAGAAACAGTATTGCATGACTTTTTGATATTAGTTGAGGAGACGGCAGAAACACATTGTTTTGGCCTGATCCCTGGTACGAGGATCAACCGTTAATCAATAAAGAGGAATTCAGAAACGTAAGGATCAGGCGGGACTACCTAGTTTCCAAGgttagagacattaaagacgggctATGGAATTCGCTTCTTAGACGAATACCGGTGGGGCGGTGCATTCTCAAATATATCAGTAACATCCAATTCAACGAAAGAACAGATGTACACCAATGAAAAGCCGAGGAAAATAGGAAGATGATTTCAAACAAAGTGTGGAACACCATCCGAGATAAGGAGGAAATAGTAGATTGGGCTAATCTGGTCTGGTCGTCAAAGGTTATCCCGAGACACCAATTCATCTTATGGCTTGCATTTCAGGAAATACTAAACACGAGAGATCGCGTCAAGAAGTACATGGAAATTCTAGATTCAAGTTGTTTGTTGTGTGAAGGGAATGAAGAAATAGTTGATCATCTCTTCGGGAACTATTCATTTGCCTCGAAACTTTGGAATAAATTTGCAAAAAATATAGAGATGACCAGATTCCCAGAAGAttggaaagaaatcaaggaagtGTCTATGAAGAAAGCGAAGTGCACAAAGTTTAAgtcaaagattttcaaatacgGATTCGGCTCAACAGTTTACAACATCGGGCGGGAGAGAAACGCGAGGGCATTCTCAAGGAATCAAAGAAGTCTGAAGCAGACCTGGGATAATATTGTAACATACTGTAACGCAAACATTCAGACATGGAGAAGAGTCCCAAAAAACGAACAGAATTGGAACCTCTACAGGAACTGGAATGTATCATATCAGAAAGTCACCAAAGACACTGTTTTTTTAGCGAGATAAAcgtaatttaaatttgtttgtaattctGATGATTTTttgtaattcatttatttttagacCATAACGAACTTAATTTtcctaggcctgtctagaaaaATACAGAAACTCATTTGggtttttttcggtttttttaaatttttaatgaaatgacgttaaaacgtttttttttttttaaataataataatttatcaactaaattattataatacctttacttcaattttattaaatttgaatttaaatacaaaaaatatttttaaatttcattttttttaaatctcaaataacaACCGACCTACCTTGTGGGCTGTAGCCATATTCTTCCaatgttgaatatatatattatttttctggGCATATAAACTCTTATAGAAGATAAAATACTGGTTCactttaagaaaaataaaaattataatcaattatgttaatataaaatgttatctatttaataataacagaaaaaaattacatttctaTAGAATGTTTTTGTAAGAtccaatataataaattaagagaaGTTATAGGGGAGGGAACGATAGAAAATGACATGACTtgtgattgaaaaaaataatacgagagataagataaataattttttttaaattttttaacgaATCAAATAATTCACTGTCCCTATCCTTTCTCATAAATAATGTGTCAGGAGTTCATCATTGAAGCCAAATAATAGAATATGTAATAGAAAAAACAGAAGCATCTTCTTACTCTAAAAGATTGTAAAAAGATTTAGTTCTAAGTAGTAATTAAACCCACACTTGACTATGTTTTGAAGTACTTTAGTGGTCTAGTTCGTACAAAAagttatattaagttaatttggatataaacAGCAAAGTTTCCTGTCTTACACTGTAAAACAaaagatgaaaatattgaatCATAGTAGATATAATATTCAAGAGTTACATGTAAAAGAAAT
Proteins encoded:
- the LOC124913260 gene encoding uncharacterized protein LOC124913260, yielding MISNKVWNTIRDKEEIVDWANLVWSSKVIPRHQFILWLAFQEILNTRDRVKKYMEILDSSCLLCEGNEEIVDHLFGNYSFASKLWNKFAKNIEMTRFPEDWKEIKEVSMKKAKCTKFKSKIFKYGFGSTVYNIGRERNARAFSRNQRSLKQTWDNIVTYCNANIQTWRRVPKNEQNWNLYRNWNVSYQKVTKDTVFLAR